The Rhododendron vialii isolate Sample 1 chromosome 5a, ASM3025357v1 genome contains a region encoding:
- the LOC131327192 gene encoding probable carboxylesterase 12 produces MDSSASEITHAFPPFFLVHRDGSVKRLMVADYAPPTVDPQTGVESKDVLISPETGVKARIFLPKINVPDQQKKLPLIIHYHGGGFCIGSSLDIITARMLTVLTFVANAITISVDYRLAPEHLLPIGYDDSWSALQWISTHLNREGPELWLNQLVDFGRVFLVGESAGAAIAHHMAVRVGTTKGLEGLRIRGAVIVHPYFVDNDQPDELVRYLSPGPIAANSDPKLNPKVDTDLDKMCCEKVLVFVAENDGFGLKPRGVEYCETLKNSGWKGDLELVENEGEDHCFHVFNPTCESALVLVQKVASFVNQD; encoded by the coding sequence ATGGATTCTAGTGCTAGTGAAATAACCCATGCATTCCCACCTTTCTTCCTTGTACACAGAGATGGCAGCGTCAAGAGGCTCATGGTCGCCGACTACGCTCCCCCAACTGTTGATCCCCAAACCGGCGTCGAATCAAAAGACGTGTTGATCTCCCCAGAAACCGGGGTCAAAGCCCGCATCTTCTTACCCAAAATCAACGTCCCAGATCAGCAGAAGAAGCTCCCCCTTATCATACACTACCACGGTGGGGGCTTCTGCATCGGGTCATCCCTCGACATCATCACTGCTCGAATGCTCACCGTCCTAACCTTCGTAGCCAACGCGATCACTATCTCCGTTGACTACAGGCTCGCTCCAGAGCATCTGTTGCCAATCGGGTATGATGACTCCTGGTCCGCGTTACAATGGATTTCCACCCATTTAAACCGCGAAGGACCTGAATTATGGTTAAACCAGCTCGTTGATTTCGGGCGGGTTTTCTTAGTGGGTGAGAGCGCTGGTGCAGCTATAGCCCACCACATGGCGGTTCGGGTTGGGACTACTAAGGGTTTGGAAGGCTTGCGTATTCGCGGGGCGGTTATAGTGCACCCGTATTTTGTGGATAATGATCAACCAGATGAGCTAGTGCGGTACTTGTCTCCGGGGCCTATTGCGGCGAATAGTGACCCGAAATTGAATCCGAAGGTGGATACGGATTTGGATAAAATGTGTTGTGAGAAGGTGCTGGTGTTTGTGGCAGAGAATGATGGGTTCGGGTTGAAACCAAGAGGTGTGGAATATTGTGAGACCTTGAAGAACAGCGGTTGGAAAGGGGATTTGGAATTGGTGGAGAATGAAGGGGAGGATCATTGCTTCCATGTCTTCAATCCCACTTGTGAAAGTGCATTGGTTTTGGTGCaaaaggttgcttcttttgtgAATCAAGATTGA